In Agromyces archimandritae, one genomic interval encodes:
- the rpmB gene encoding 50S ribosomal protein L28, translating to MAAVCQVTGAVPGFGHNISHSHRRTKRRFDPNVQKKTYYVPSLRRNVTLNVSAKGIKVIDARGIEAVVKDILARGEKI from the coding sequence ATGGCAGCAGTGTGCCAGGTGACCGGCGCCGTTCCCGGCTTCGGTCACAACATCTCGCACTCGCACCGCCGGACGAAGCGCCGCTTCGACCCGAACGTGCAGAAGAAGACCTACTACGTGCCGTCGCTGCGTCGTAACGTCACCCTCAACGTGTCCGCCAAGGGCATCAAGGTGATCGACGCACGCGGTATCGAAGCGGTGGTCAAGGACATCCTGGCCCGCGGGGAGAAGATCTGA
- the rpsN gene encoding 30S ribosomal protein S14 yields MAKKSKIARNNQRQVIVDRYAAKRLELKKALVDPNGTDESREAARIGLQKLPRNASPVRLRSRDAIDGRPRGVLTKFGISRVRFRDMAHKGELPGITKSSW; encoded by the coding sequence ATGGCCAAGAAGAGCAAGATCGCGCGCAACAACCAGCGCCAGGTGATCGTGGACCGCTACGCGGCCAAGCGCCTCGAGCTGAAGAAGGCGCTCGTCGACCCGAACGGCACCGACGAGTCCCGTGAGGCCGCCCGCATCGGCCTGCAGAAGCTGCCCCGCAACGCCTCGCCGGTGCGTCTGCGTTCGCGCGACGCCATCGACGGCCGCCCCCGCGGCGTGCTGACGAAGTTCGGCATCTCGCGTGTGCGCTTCCGCGACATGGCGCACAAGGGCGAGCTGCCCGGCATCACCAAGTCGAGCTGGTAA
- a CDS encoding glutamate decarboxylase has protein sequence MSEQHDAASHETPEQEPDFARPGERTAAPRRTIPEHESLAETAYQIVHDEAMLDGNARMNLATFVGTWMDEQAQRIYADAFDKNMIDKDEYPRTAAIEEHCWRMLADLWHAPDPSKAIGTSTVGSSEACMLAGLAFKRRWQHARRAGGHDTDRPNLVMSSAVQVCWEKFCNYFDVEARFVPISEAHKTLDGHDLEHRIDERTIGVVAIMGVTYTGMYEPVAKIAAALDAIQAKTGLDVPLHVDGASGAMVAPFLQPDLEWDFRLDRVHSINTSGHKYGLTYPGLGWAVWRDASLLPEDLVFQVSYLGGRMPTFALNFSRPGAQVLLQYYTFLRLGRDGYRTVQQTCQDVAVHLAKGIAAIGAFELWNDGTDIPVFAWRLKPGHTSNWNLYHLQERLRTKGWLVPAYPMPDALTDLTVQRIVVRNGLSMDLAGELLDDIRTETAYLDGLEAPMPAEGLHSGFHH, from the coding sequence ATGAGCGAACAGCACGACGCGGCGTCGCACGAGACGCCCGAGCAGGAGCCGGACTTCGCCAGGCCCGGCGAGCGGACCGCGGCGCCGCGGCGCACCATTCCCGAGCACGAGTCGCTCGCCGAGACCGCCTACCAGATCGTGCACGACGAGGCCATGCTCGACGGCAACGCGCGCATGAACCTCGCGACCTTCGTCGGCACCTGGATGGACGAGCAGGCGCAACGCATCTACGCCGACGCGTTCGACAAGAACATGATCGACAAGGACGAGTACCCGCGCACCGCCGCGATCGAAGAGCACTGCTGGCGCATGCTCGCAGACCTCTGGCACGCGCCCGACCCGTCCAAGGCGATCGGGACATCCACCGTCGGCTCATCGGAGGCGTGCATGCTCGCCGGCCTCGCCTTCAAACGCCGCTGGCAGCACGCCCGCCGTGCCGGCGGCCACGACACCGACCGCCCGAACCTCGTCATGTCGAGCGCCGTGCAGGTGTGCTGGGAGAAGTTCTGCAACTACTTCGACGTCGAAGCGCGCTTCGTGCCGATCAGCGAAGCGCACAAAACCCTCGACGGGCACGACCTCGAACACCGCATCGACGAACGCACCATCGGCGTCGTCGCGATCATGGGCGTCACCTACACGGGCATGTACGAACCCGTCGCGAAGATCGCCGCAGCCCTCGACGCGATCCAGGCGAAGACCGGGCTCGACGTGCCCCTCCACGTCGACGGGGCCTCGGGGGCGATGGTCGCGCCGTTCCTGCAGCCCGACCTCGAATGGGACTTCCGCCTCGACCGCGTGCACTCCATCAACACCTCCGGGCACAAATACGGCCTCACCTATCCGGGCCTCGGCTGGGCGGTCTGGCGCGACGCCTCGCTGCTGCCCGAAGACCTCGTGTTCCAGGTCAGCTACCTCGGCGGGCGGATGCCGACCTTCGCCCTGAACTTCTCGCGCCCCGGCGCCCAGGTGCTGCTGCAGTACTACACGTTCCTCCGCCTCGGGCGCGACGGGTACCGCACCGTGCAGCAGACCTGCCAGGACGTCGCCGTCCACCTTGCGAAGGGCATCGCCGCCATCGGCGCCTTCGAGCTCTGGAACGACGGCACCGACATCCCCGTCTTCGCGTGGCGGCTGAAGCCCGGCCACACCTCGAACTGGAACCTCTACCACCTGCAGGAACGCCTGCGCACGAAGGGCTGGCTCGTGCCCGCCTACCCCATGCCGGACGCCCTGACCGACCTCACCGTGCAGCGCATCGTCGTGCGCAACGGCCTCTCCATGGACCTCGCCGGCGAACTGCTCGACGACATCCGCACCGAGACCGCCTACCTCGACGGGCTCGAGGCGCCCATGCCGGCCGAGGGGTTGCACTCGGGGTTCCATCACTGA
- a CDS encoding glycine betaine ABC transporter substrate-binding protein, which produces MKKRTFGAIGLAAAAALVLAGCSTEGGDDGGETLENGDRKDVTIAVFNGWDEGVAASELWKAVLTEQGYNVELEYADPAPVYSGLTTDDYDVTLDTWLPITHQDYIEQYGDDLVDLGSWNDDAVLTIAVNEDAPIDSLEELADNADLFNNQLVGIESGSGLNRVTTENVIPEYGLEDMEYTTSSTPAMLAELKAATDAGENVAVTLWRPHWAYDAFPIKDLEDPKGALGDSEGIHSFGGKSFEKNFPTLAGWLKNFKMDSDQLYSLENVMFNENDTDDYGPIVEQWISDNQEYVDSLTK; this is translated from the coding sequence ATGAAGAAGCGCACATTCGGCGCCATCGGCCTCGCGGCCGCTGCTGCACTCGTGCTCGCCGGCTGCTCCACCGAAGGCGGCGACGACGGGGGCGAGACCCTCGAGAACGGCGACCGGAAGGACGTCACCATCGCCGTGTTCAACGGCTGGGATGAAGGCGTGGCCGCGTCCGAGCTCTGGAAGGCCGTGCTCACCGAGCAGGGCTACAACGTCGAGCTCGAGTACGCCGACCCGGCGCCCGTCTACTCCGGTCTCACGACCGACGACTACGACGTGACGCTCGACACCTGGCTGCCGATCACGCACCAGGACTACATCGAGCAGTACGGCGACGACCTCGTCGACCTCGGCTCGTGGAACGACGACGCCGTGCTCACGATCGCCGTGAACGAGGACGCCCCCATCGACTCGCTCGAGGAGCTCGCCGACAACGCGGACCTCTTCAACAACCAGCTCGTCGGCATCGAGTCGGGCTCCGGCCTGAACCGCGTGACGACCGAGAACGTCATCCCCGAATACGGTCTGGAGGACATGGAGTACACCACGTCCTCGACCCCGGCCATGCTCGCCGAGCTGAAGGCTGCGACGGATGCCGGTGAGAACGTCGCCGTGACGCTGTGGCGCCCGCACTGGGCCTACGACGCGTTCCCCATCAAGGACCTCGAGGACCCGAAGGGCGCCCTCGGCGATTCCGAAGGCATCCACTCGTTCGGCGGCAAGAGCTTCGAGAAGAACTTCCCGACCCTCGCGGGCTGGCTGAAGAACTTCAAGATGGACTCCGACCAGCTCTACTCGCTCGAGAACGTCATGTTCAACGAGAACGACACGGACGACTACGGCCCCATCGTGGAGCAGTGGATCTCCGACAACCAGGAGTACGTCGACTCGCTCACGAAGTAA
- a CDS encoding HU family DNA-binding protein, which translates to MADKSLNKTELVAKVAASTGQSQATVDAVLGGLFDALAESVGSGTKVSIPGWLAVERTHRAARTGRNPQTGATIEIPAGYSVKVSAGSKLKAAAK; encoded by the coding sequence ATGGCTGACAAGTCGCTCAACAAGACCGAGCTCGTTGCCAAGGTCGCTGCGTCGACCGGGCAGAGCCAGGCCACCGTCGACGCCGTGCTCGGCGGTCTCTTCGACGCGCTCGCCGAGTCCGTCGGCTCGGGCACCAAGGTCTCCATCCCGGGCTGGCTCGCCGTCGAGCGCACGCACCGCGCCGCACGCACCGGCCGCAACCCGCAGACCGGCGCCACCATCGAGATCCCGGCCGGCTACTCGGTCAAGGTCTCGGCCGGCTCCAAGCTCAAGGCCGCCGCGAAGTAA
- a CDS encoding DUF1992 domain-containing protein — protein MPRDEADAKARALEYRLERAMPEQRRDSDEVTAPAAALAGERAAVIETAIQQAIRAGEFDDLPGAGKPLPGLTGRHDPDWWIRRKIETERLTGLGPAAFTLRTEDTQLNDRLDRMQRESEVRGALDDFNRRVREARMQLLGGPPVVTPLREVDAEIAAWRQRRAARATHAAGTATVSENATDSDGSGPIHPKSRFSPKPWWRRSARRRSAR, from the coding sequence ATGCCCCGGGACGAAGCGGACGCCAAGGCGAGAGCCCTCGAGTACCGCCTGGAGCGCGCGATGCCCGAGCAGCGTCGCGACTCGGATGAGGTGACCGCGCCCGCGGCGGCCCTCGCCGGCGAGCGGGCCGCCGTCATCGAGACGGCGATCCAGCAGGCGATCCGCGCCGGCGAGTTCGACGATCTGCCGGGTGCCGGCAAGCCGTTGCCCGGGCTGACGGGGCGCCACGATCCGGACTGGTGGATCCGCCGCAAGATCGAAACCGAGCGCCTGACGGGCCTCGGCCCGGCCGCGTTCACCCTGCGCACCGAGGATACGCAGCTGAACGACCGCCTCGATCGCATGCAGCGCGAGTCGGAGGTGCGCGGGGCCCTCGACGACTTCAACCGGCGGGTGCGCGAGGCGCGCATGCAGTTGCTCGGCGGCCCGCCCGTGGTCACGCCGCTTCGCGAAGTGGATGCCGAGATCGCCGCCTGGAGGCAGCGCCGCGCCGCCCGGGCCACTCATGCCGCCGGTACCGCCACCGTTTCGGAGAACGCCACGGATTCGGATGGATCCGGCCCGATCCATCCGAAATCACGGTTTTCTCCGAAACCGTGGTGGCGTCGCAGCGCGCGGCGCCGCTCCGCCCGCTGA
- the rpmG gene encoding 50S ribosomal protein L33 has translation MAKQQDVRPIIKLRSTAGTGYTYVTRKNRRNNPDRLVLKKYDPVVRKHVDFREER, from the coding sequence ATGGCCAAGCAGCAGGACGTCCGTCCCATCATCAAGCTCCGTTCGACGGCCGGCACCGGGTACACCTACGTGACCCGCAAGAACCGTCGCAACAACCCCGACCGCCTCGTGCTCAAGAAGTACGACCCCGTGGTGCGCAAGCACGTCGACTTCCGAGAGGAGCGCTAA
- a CDS encoding LysR family transcriptional regulator, translating to MSEFSLRQLEYFVAVVDEESVTDAARRLRVSPGAVSFAMKQLEDSLQVQLTLRVPGKGVGVTPAGRWAYAHARAVLERADDIRSVALAVRGELAGPLRVGCFTTLSPWLFPRIAAHFARAYPGIDLQLHEGVSSELQALLRAGELDVALLYRNHLGPGVVGEPVIPVRLQLALAPEHPLAELDEVPLAALEAEPAILLGVQPAIGHVEEILRAAGMHPNVRWRSTNVETIRSMVARGLGYTIIMGRPYGDRTYDGLPIVYRRIADEMPDNAVVVAVAQGTRPTAKVSALTEFCQREFRGEGRVDAGTGAL from the coding sequence ATGAGTGAGTTCTCGCTGCGCCAACTGGAATACTTCGTCGCCGTCGTCGACGAAGAATCCGTCACCGACGCCGCCCGCCGACTCCGCGTCTCTCCGGGCGCCGTCTCGTTCGCCATGAAACAGCTCGAAGACTCCCTGCAGGTCCAGCTCACCCTCCGCGTCCCGGGCAAAGGCGTCGGCGTCACCCCCGCCGGCCGTTGGGCCTACGCCCACGCCAGAGCCGTCCTCGAACGCGCCGACGACATCCGCTCGGTCGCCCTGGCCGTGCGCGGCGAACTCGCCGGCCCCCTGCGCGTCGGCTGCTTCACGACGCTCTCGCCCTGGCTGTTCCCCCGCATCGCCGCGCACTTCGCCCGCGCCTACCCCGGCATCGACCTGCAACTGCACGAGGGGGTGTCGAGCGAACTGCAGGCGCTGCTGCGCGCCGGCGAACTCGACGTCGCCCTGCTCTACCGCAACCACCTCGGCCCCGGCGTCGTCGGCGAACCCGTCATCCCCGTGCGCCTGCAGCTCGCACTGGCCCCCGAGCATCCACTCGCCGAACTCGACGAAGTGCCCCTCGCCGCCCTCGAAGCGGAACCGGCCATCCTCCTCGGCGTGCAACCGGCGATCGGCCACGTCGAAGAGATCCTGCGCGCCGCCGGCATGCACCCGAACGTCCGCTGGCGCTCCACGAACGTCGAAACCATCCGCTCCATGGTCGCCCGCGGCCTCGGCTACACCATCATCATGGGCCGCCCCTACGGAGACCGCACCTACGACGGACTGCCCATCGTCTACCGCCGCATCGCCGACGAGATGCCCGACAACGCCGTCGTCGTCGCCGTCGCGCAGGGCACCCGGCCGACCGCCAAGGTGAGCGCCCTCACCGAGTTCTGCCAGCGCGAGTTCCGCGGCGAGGGGCGAGTGGATGCCGGGACGGGGGCGCTGTAG
- a CDS encoding AAA family ATPase, translating to MPENPFKPSFGSTPPVLVGRDDELEDFAIGLEEGPGSPNRATIFTGARGVGKTVMLTEVASHALSAGWISADATAEAGMLEELHDQLLVKGRELLPSPSRDVTSFGAGGLSIGIAPGDRRELSWRQRMEAIIRTLNERGAGILITVDEVHSGVEELRRLAAAYQHFVRDDLDVAIAFAGLPSAVSALLNDKVLTFLRRAHRVTLEDVPLEAVERALQATITGHGRRIDPEALRAAAEATLGYPFLIQLVGFHIWRQHPARAVITHEDVVAGISAARRRLGTTVHEAGLADLSDVDRTFLVAMAQDPERSKLAAIAARMGVTAGYASQYRARLIEAGMIAPAGHGLVVFAVPYLREYLHEHAASLGLDTLKLDRPENGLV from the coding sequence ATGCCCGAGAATCCCTTCAAACCATCCTTCGGGAGCACTCCACCGGTGCTCGTCGGGCGCGATGACGAACTCGAAGACTTCGCCATCGGCCTCGAGGAAGGGCCGGGCTCGCCGAACCGCGCCACCATCTTCACCGGCGCACGCGGGGTCGGCAAAACCGTCATGCTCACTGAGGTCGCCTCCCATGCCCTGAGCGCCGGCTGGATCTCAGCCGATGCGACCGCCGAGGCCGGCATGCTCGAGGAATTGCACGACCAGCTCCTCGTGAAAGGTCGTGAACTGCTCCCCTCTCCCTCCCGCGACGTCACATCGTTCGGAGCCGGAGGGCTCAGCATCGGCATCGCACCGGGCGACCGTCGCGAGCTGAGCTGGCGCCAACGAATGGAAGCGATCATCCGCACGCTGAACGAGCGCGGTGCGGGCATCCTCATCACCGTCGACGAAGTCCACTCAGGAGTCGAGGAGCTGCGCCGTCTCGCCGCGGCCTATCAGCACTTCGTTCGCGATGACCTCGACGTCGCGATCGCATTCGCCGGGCTGCCGTCAGCGGTGTCCGCGCTGCTGAACGACAAAGTCCTGACATTCCTTCGCCGGGCTCACCGGGTCACGCTCGAGGACGTCCCGCTCGAAGCTGTGGAACGTGCGCTGCAAGCGACGATCACGGGCCACGGACGGCGGATCGACCCGGAAGCGCTCCGGGCCGCGGCCGAAGCGACCCTCGGGTACCCGTTCCTCATCCAACTCGTGGGATTCCACATCTGGCGTCAGCATCCGGCTCGTGCGGTCATCACGCACGAAGATGTGGTGGCGGGCATCAGCGCGGCTCGCCGGCGCCTGGGAACCACCGTGCACGAAGCCGGACTCGCAGACCTCTCCGACGTCGACCGGACGTTCCTCGTCGCCATGGCACAGGATCCGGAGCGGAGCAAACTCGCGGCGATCGCAGCCCGAATGGGTGTCACGGCCGGCTACGCCAGCCAATACCGAGCCCGGCTCATCGAAGCCGGGATGATCGCACCGGCCGGGCACGGCTTGGTCGTGTTCGCCGTTCCGTATCTGCGCGAGTATCTGCATGAGCATGCGGCATCCCTCGGCCTTGATACGCTCAAGCTGGACCGCCCCGAGAACGGACTCGTGTAG
- a CDS encoding quaternary amine ABC transporter ATP-binding protein — MNEPVTPAIEARGLTKFFGRKPNEAVQRLRAGASRADVAALGTAAVVDAEFTVNQGEIFVVMGLSGSGKSTLIRMLNGLLEPTAGSVRVMGEEIAGISAKRLREVRRTHISMVFQHFALLPHRTVLDNAAYGLEIQGVPLAERTRRAEEILERVGLGGWGAKYPSQLSGGMKQRVGLARALAADTDILLMDEAFSALDPLIRREMQEQLVELQQELGKTIVFITHDLNEAMFLGDRIAVMRDGRIVQQGSAEEILTDPADDYVAQFVADVDRARVLTAANVMQAPRAVVPASAGPRAALRTMLEQETSVVFVVSGGRNLVGVAHDRDVLRLVQKGERTLQPAILADVSKVSPDEHLADLLESSVENQVPLAVTDERGRLLGVVPRVTLLAALGNVTTDTGEIVVAEPPSTIPVEIITATLDRAAADAGGVPVAAIPQPDDLGQGADAGASPGETGADAGARPAVPAAEEGSAS; from the coding sequence GTGAACGAACCCGTCACCCCGGCGATCGAAGCCAGAGGACTCACGAAGTTCTTCGGGAGGAAGCCGAACGAGGCCGTGCAGCGCCTCCGCGCCGGCGCAAGCCGTGCCGACGTCGCCGCCCTCGGCACCGCCGCCGTCGTCGACGCCGAGTTCACCGTCAACCAGGGTGAGATCTTCGTCGTCATGGGCCTGTCGGGCTCCGGCAAGTCGACCCTGATCCGCATGCTGAACGGCCTGCTGGAGCCCACCGCGGGCAGTGTCCGCGTCATGGGCGAGGAGATCGCCGGCATCTCGGCCAAGCGCCTCCGTGAGGTGCGTCGCACCCACATCTCCATGGTGTTCCAGCACTTCGCGCTGCTGCCGCACCGCACGGTGCTCGACAACGCCGCCTACGGCCTCGAGATCCAGGGCGTGCCGCTGGCCGAGCGCACGCGCCGCGCCGAAGAGATCCTCGAGCGCGTCGGCCTCGGCGGCTGGGGTGCCAAGTACCCCTCGCAGCTCTCCGGCGGCATGAAGCAGCGCGTCGGCCTCGCCCGCGCGCTCGCCGCCGACACCGACATCCTGCTCATGGACGAGGCGTTCAGCGCCCTCGACCCGCTGATCCGCCGCGAGATGCAGGAACAGCTCGTCGAACTCCAGCAGGAGCTCGGCAAGACCATCGTCTTCATCACGCACGACCTGAACGAGGCCATGTTCCTCGGCGACCGCATCGCCGTCATGCGCGACGGCCGCATCGTGCAGCAGGGCTCGGCCGAAGAGATCCTCACCGACCCCGCCGACGACTACGTCGCCCAGTTCGTCGCCGACGTCGATCGGGCGCGCGTGCTCACCGCCGCGAATGTGATGCAGGCGCCGCGTGCGGTCGTCCCGGCATCCGCCGGCCCCCGCGCAGCGCTCCGCACCATGCTCGAACAGGAGACCTCGGTCGTCTTCGTCGTCTCGGGCGGCCGCAACCTCGTCGGCGTCGCCCACGACCGCGACGTGCTGCGCCTCGTGCAGAAGGGCGAGCGCACGCTGCAGCCCGCGATCCTCGCCGATGTGTCGAAGGTCTCGCCCGACGAGCACCTCGCGGACCTCCTCGAAAGCTCCGTCGAGAACCAGGTGCCCCTCGCCGTCACCGACGAACGCGGCCGGCTGCTCGGCGTCGTGCCCCGGGTGACCCTGCTCGCCGCCCTCGGCAACGTCACCACCGACACCGGTGAGATCGTCGTCGCCGAGCCGCCGTCGACCATCCCGGTCGAGATCATCACGGCCACCCTCGACCGTGCCGCCGCCGACGCGGGCGGCGTGCCCGTCGCGGCGATCCCGCAACCCGACGACCTCGGGCAGGGCGCGGATGCCGGTGCCTCGCCAGGCGAGACGGGTGCGGATGCCGGTGCCCGCCCCGCGGTGCCGGCCGCCGAAGAAGGGAGCGCATCGTGA
- a CDS encoding MFS transporter, whose translation MRSTPADAGASTAAAAAATPADASTAPNDSLNTPQMRRILTSSFLGSAIEFYDFMLYATASAVVFSKVFFADLDPAMATFASFGTLAAGYVARPLGGIVFGHFGDRLGRKGVLVTTMLMMGLATTAIGLLPTYAQVGGIAPLLLVVLRLVQGFAVGGEWGGAMLIALEHAPGGKRGFAASFANLGAPAGSLLSASILALFSLLPDDAFFSWGWRVPFLLSIVLVLIGMFVRLKVVESPLFQKFNAEAEDRRVPIVEVFTKSWRNLVLGIMVAMTQLTISGIASVWAVSYAVAQGADKTGVLNSKAFAAIALFLCTIIAARLSDRFGRKPVIAFGIIAAIAFAYPLLLLVESGTTVGFTVAVMVGQGIQGIILGPLAAFLAELFPTSVRFTGSSVAFQGASAIGAGFTPIIASALVASAGIGLLGGVWIGVLVLCLVALFIASEGRKKDLASI comes from the coding sequence ATGAGATCCACCCCCGCAGACGCCGGCGCGAGCACGGCAGCCGCCGCAGCCGCCACCCCCGCCGACGCGAGCACCGCCCCGAACGACTCCCTCAACACGCCGCAGATGCGGCGCATCCTGACCTCGAGCTTCCTCGGCAGCGCCATCGAGTTCTACGACTTCATGCTGTACGCCACGGCATCCGCCGTCGTGTTCTCGAAGGTCTTCTTCGCCGACCTCGACCCGGCCATGGCGACCTTCGCCTCCTTCGGCACGCTCGCCGCCGGCTACGTCGCACGCCCCCTCGGCGGCATCGTCTTCGGCCACTTCGGCGACCGCCTCGGCCGCAAGGGTGTGCTGGTGACGACGATGCTCATGATGGGCCTGGCGACCACGGCGATCGGCCTGCTGCCGACCTACGCGCAAGTCGGCGGCATCGCGCCGCTGCTGCTCGTGGTGCTCCGCCTCGTACAGGGCTTCGCGGTCGGCGGCGAGTGGGGCGGCGCGATGCTGATCGCCCTCGAGCACGCACCGGGCGGCAAGCGCGGATTCGCGGCGTCGTTCGCGAACCTGGGCGCCCCGGCGGGGTCGCTGCTGTCGGCATCCATTCTGGCGTTGTTCAGCCTGCTGCCCGACGACGCGTTCTTCTCGTGGGGCTGGCGCGTGCCGTTCCTGCTGTCGATCGTGCTGGTGCTCATCGGCATGTTCGTGCGCCTGAAGGTCGTCGAGAGCCCCCTGTTCCAGAAGTTCAACGCGGAGGCCGAGGATCGCCGCGTCCCCATCGTCGAGGTGTTCACCAAGTCGTGGCGGAACCTCGTGCTCGGCATCATGGTCGCGATGACGCAGCTGACGATCTCGGGCATCGCGAGCGTGTGGGCGGTCAGTTACGCCGTCGCGCAGGGCGCCGACAAGACGGGCGTGCTGAACTCGAAGGCGTTCGCGGCGATCGCCCTGTTCCTCTGCACGATCATCGCCGCACGCCTGTCCGACCGGTTCGGGCGGAAGCCCGTGATCGCGTTCGGCATCATCGCGGCGATCGCGTTCGCGTACCCGCTGCTGCTACTCGTCGAGAGCGGCACGACGGTCGGGTTCACGGTTGCGGTCATGGTGGGGCAGGGCATCCAGGGCATCATCCTGGGGCCGCTGGCGGCGTTCCTGGCCGAGCTGTTCCCGACGTCGGTGCGGTTCACGGGCTCGTCGGTCGCGTTCCAGGGCGCGTCGGCGATCGGGGCGGGCTTCACGCCGATCATCGCCTCGGCGCTCGTCGCCTCGGCCGGCATCGGTCTGCTCGGCGGGGTGTGGATCGGCGTGCTCGTCCTGTGCCTCGTCGCCCTGTTCATCGCCTCCGAGGGCCGCAAGAAGGATCTCGCGAGCATCTGA
- a CDS encoding ABC transporter permease — protein sequence MNGEFRIPLGDWAEAVVDWLTDALAGFFAVVRAIFAGFYDGVDFLLQAPPFWVVIIVLGAIAFLAKGWKLALGTVIGLLVIVGVDQWDNAMSTFALVLVAAITAVVFAIPLGILAARSEMASRIIRPILDFMQTMPAMVYLIPALIFFRVGVVPGIVATIVFALAPGVRLTELGIRGVDKEVVEAGQAFGSSPWRILRQIQLPLAMPSIMAGINQVIMLSLSMVVIAGMVGAGGLGGDVVQSLTRLDVGLGFEAGLSVVILAIILDRVTGAFGSGKRKPLFRSRAAQRTDASTEEEDAETETTVAPAQGPVRNA from the coding sequence GTGAACGGCGAGTTCCGCATTCCGCTCGGCGACTGGGCTGAGGCCGTCGTCGACTGGCTCACCGACGCGCTCGCCGGCTTCTTCGCCGTCGTCCGGGCGATCTTCGCCGGCTTCTACGACGGCGTCGACTTCCTGCTGCAGGCGCCCCCGTTCTGGGTCGTCATCATCGTGCTCGGTGCCATCGCGTTCCTCGCGAAGGGCTGGAAGCTCGCGCTCGGCACCGTCATCGGCCTCCTCGTGATCGTCGGCGTCGACCAGTGGGACAACGCCATGTCGACCTTCGCGCTCGTGCTCGTCGCGGCGATCACCGCGGTCGTCTTCGCCATCCCGCTCGGCATCCTCGCCGCGCGCAGCGAGATGGCCTCGCGCATCATCAGGCCGATCCTCGACTTCATGCAGACGATGCCGGCGATGGTGTACCTCATCCCGGCGCTCATCTTCTTCCGTGTCGGCGTCGTCCCCGGCATCGTCGCGACCATCGTCTTCGCCCTCGCCCCGGGCGTCCGGCTCACCGAGCTCGGCATCCGCGGCGTGGACAAGGAGGTCGTCGAGGCCGGCCAGGCCTTCGGCTCCTCGCCGTGGCGCATCCTGCGGCAGATCCAGTTGCCGCTCGCGATGCCGTCGATCATGGCCGGCATCAACCAGGTCATCATGCTCTCCCTGTCGATGGTCGTCATCGCCGGCATGGTCGGCGCCGGCGGCCTCGGCGGCGACGTCGTGCAGTCGCTCACACGCCTCGACGTCGGCCTCGGCTTCGAAGCCGGCCTGTCGGTCGTGATCCTCGCGATCATCCTCGACCGCGTCACCGGCGCCTTCGGCAGCGGCAAACGCAAGCCGCTGTTCCGTTCGCGGGCCGCTCAGCGCACCGACGCATCCACCGAGGAGGAAGACGCCGAGACCGAGACGACCGTCGCGCCCGCGCAGGGGCCGGTGCGGAACGCCTGA